Genomic window (bacterium):
TCTATTTTGCTTTCTATTAGGATTTACAGTTAATGAAATCAGACACTCAAAGGTAAAGATAATCAAAACTCCTTTGTTGATATATAAAGACTTATCAATCAGAGGACTTGATTATTCTCTTTCACAAGGGTTGATTGGTGTAATTGACCAGAAGGACTTGGAGAAACTACTTGGTTTAAATCCAGACAAATTTTTTGAAACTTTAATAAAAATAAAGTAAAATAAGAAAGGAGAAGAGATGAAAAGAAAGATTTTAATGACCTATATAACAGAATTACAAGATTTATTAGAAGAAATCCAATCAGTAAGAGACAGGCTTGAAGATTTATACTTAAAGATATTAGAAAGACAAATTAAAGCATATCAAGCTTACAATCAAGAATTAAAGATAGACACAAGGAAAGGAGGTGATAGAGATGGAAAAGAAAGATAAAGATATTGTTGAAGCAATACAAAAAGCAGAAGAATTTGATATCAGAGAATTATTTTTGAGAGCGATAGAGAAAGATGCTTCAGTAGATACATTGGAAAGGCTAATGAAGATAAGGGAAGATATCAAAAAAGAGAATGCTAAAGAAGAATTTTATAGAGCATTAGGCGAATTTCAGACAAGACTAAAGCCAATCCAGACAGATTCAGTAGTAAAAAACAAAGACGGTTCTATAAGATACAGATATGCTTCTTTGAAGAAAATAATGACTGAGATTCAACCCTTGCTAACTGAATTAGGGTTTTCAATATCATTCCAGACAAAGAAACTTTCAGATAGGGAAATAGAAGTTATCTGTATCTTGAAACACTATTTAGGCCATTCAGAAAGCTCATCTTTTGTTATTCCTATAGAAAGGTCTGAGTATATGAACGATATACAAAAGATGGGCTCCACATTGACCTATGCCAAAAGATATGCTTTAATGGGAGTTCTAAATATTACAACAGAAGATACTGATACTGATGCTAATGAAGTAATAGTTCAAGAAACTAAACCAGTATTTAAAATTTCAGATAATCAAAGAAGATATATCTTTTCTCTGTGTAAACAAAAAGGCATTTCAAATGAAAAAAGAAAAGAAATATTAAAAGAATTGCTTGGAATAGACTCCCTAAATGATATTTCATCCAGAGAAGATTTTAAAAAATTACTTACTTATTTAAAAGAATATAAAAATACTGGTTAGACCATCTTTTAAAATAGGGTTTTTAAAGCCGTGGATAGGGTTTACGGGCGAGATTTTTGGTTGGTTAATATAAAACCATTAACCGATTAAAAATCTCGCCTGAAAACCTTAAATTTGGAATTTCTTATTTTAAAGAAAAGGAGGT
Coding sequences:
- a CDS encoding ERF family protein, whose amino-acid sequence is MEKKDKDIVEAIQKAEEFDIRELFLRAIEKDASVDTLERLMKIREDIKKENAKEEFYRALGEFQTRLKPIQTDSVVKNKDGSIRYRYASLKKIMTEIQPLLTELGFSISFQTKKLSDREIEVICILKHYLGHSESSSFVIPIERSEYMNDIQKMGSTLTYAKRYALMGVLNITTEDTDTDANEVIVQETKPVFKISDNQRRYIFSLCKQKGISNEKRKEILKELLGIDSLNDISSREDFKKLLTYLKEYKNTG